From Desulfosalsimonas propionicica, the proteins below share one genomic window:
- the truB gene encoding tRNA pseudouridine(55) synthase TruB yields the protein MISMHGARTQERENSVRQTVTQATDRPDGILLVNKPANMTSAAVVSRIKRLPGVKKTGHTGTLDPFATGMLICPVNRATRLSRFFLHGTKQYRAVLSLGTETDTLDCTGEVTARRPVKALSEDRIRQAVQSFAGDIQQVPPVFSALKHNGVPLYRYARNGTPVEKPARTVHIESIRVTDIDLPDICFEVTCSAGTYIRSLCADIGHALGCGGHLSRLMRTESCGFGIADAAELADLEKVQTPAELQPWIISMAGAISDMPEYNADPGLLEKIRHGRPIAAEDMQPEPATNAGGRIRILDPEERLVAVIEKKTGKSPDKIDYSYCCVFHYT from the coding sequence ATGATAAGCATGCACGGCGCCCGGACCCAGGAACGGGAAAACAGTGTGCGCCAGACAGTAACACAGGCCACGGATCGACCTGACGGCATTCTTTTGGTCAACAAGCCGGCGAACATGACATCTGCAGCCGTGGTCAGCCGGATCAAGCGGCTGCCCGGGGTTAAAAAGACCGGACACACCGGCACGCTCGATCCCTTTGCCACCGGGATGCTGATCTGCCCGGTCAACCGTGCTACGCGCCTGTCGAGGTTTTTCCTTCACGGGACCAAGCAATACCGGGCCGTGCTGAGCCTGGGCACAGAAACCGACACCCTGGACTGCACCGGTGAGGTCACAGCCCGCCGCCCGGTAAAAGCTTTGAGCGAGGATCGAATCCGCCAGGCAGTGCAAAGCTTTGCCGGAGACATCCAGCAGGTTCCGCCGGTATTTTCGGCGCTAAAGCACAATGGCGTGCCGCTTTACCGCTACGCCAGAAACGGCACCCCGGTGGAGAAACCCGCACGAACAGTGCACATCGAAAGCATTCGGGTCACGGACATTGATCTGCCGGATATTTGTTTTGAGGTAACGTGCAGCGCCGGAACCTATATCCGCAGCCTTTGTGCGGACATCGGCCATGCTCTGGGCTGCGGGGGGCATCTGAGCCGGCTGATGAGAACCGAAAGCTGCGGATTTGGTATCGCTGATGCGGCGGAGCTGGCAGATCTGGAAAAGGTGCAGACTCCTGCTGAATTGCAGCCATGGATCATTTCCATGGCCGGGGCCATCTCAGACATGCCGGAATATAATGCAGATCCGGGACTTTTGGAAAAAATCCGGCATGGCCGGCCCATTGCCGCAGAAGACATGCAACCGGAACCGGCCACCAATGCAGGCGGCCGGATCCGGATTCTGGATCCGGAAGAGCGCCTGGTTGCGGTTATTGAAAAAAAAACAGGCAAAAGTCCGGACAAAATTGACTATTCATATTGTTGTGTCTTTCATTACACCTGA
- the rpsO gene encoding 30S ribosomal protein S15, with protein MNIAVENKQNTIERFKRHEVDTGSPEVQIALLTERITNLTEHLKTHKKDHHSRRGLLVMVGRRRRLLNYLKNQDINRYRDLIKQLGIRK; from the coding sequence TTGAATATCGCCGTGGAAAACAAACAGAACACCATTGAACGATTCAAGCGCCACGAGGTGGACACCGGCTCACCGGAAGTCCAGATCGCCCTTTTGACAGAGCGGATCACCAATCTCACCGAGCACTTGAAAACCCATAAAAAAGACCATCATTCCCGCCGCGGGCTGCTGGTGATGGTGGGACGCCGCAGACGCCTGTTAAACTATTTGAAAAACCAGGACATCAACCGTTATCGCGATTTGATCAAGCAGCTGGGCATCCGGAAATAG
- the pnp gene encoding polyribonucleotide nucleotidyltransferase — MEISFKTQIGGETLSIQAGKLAKQASGSVLVQYGETMVLVTAVSNTDPRPDATFLPLTVEYQEKIYAAGRIPGNYFRREIGRPSEKETLTSRLIDRPIRPLFPKGYNYETQVIATVLSMDKQNEPDVLAMIGASAALELSDIPFDGPIACVRVGRIEGSYVINPAIDQWEQSDINLIVAGSRNGIIMVEGGGDFVSEAEMIEAIFFAHKEMQPLIDIQEKLRDSMAKEKRSFALPEKDASLAERLEQLAADNIRQALTIADKLERRQALSNVKKQAIEDLGEEFAERQSEAKELLGDLQKQICRDMILKEGKRIDNRATDQVRPISCETAPLPRVHGSALFTRGETQVLAALTLGSGQDEQRVETLLGDETYPFLLHYNFPPYSVGEVKRPGGPSRRDIGHGALAKRAIEKVIPAKETFDYTIRLVSEVLESNGSSSMATVCASSLALMDGGVPVTAPVSGIAMGLITDGEKSVVLSDILGDEDQFGDMDFKVAGTRKGITALQMDIKIKELSRRILETALDQAKRGRLHILDRMEETLNAPREELSPYAPNVTTVQISPERIGELIGPGGKHIRQLQNDTNTQIEINDSGLVKIAAFSKEEGEAAAEMVRDIGSEPEIGQVYEGTVVRITDFGAFVQIKAKTEGLVHISELAHYRVKSVSDIVKEGDKLQVKVIDIRDGKIRLSHKALLEAPAKEDGESKSKDNRGGKDKDNRSRRPPGKNDK, encoded by the coding sequence ATGGAAATATCATTTAAAACCCAGATCGGCGGCGAGACGCTGAGCATCCAGGCCGGCAAGCTGGCCAAGCAGGCCTCGGGCTCGGTTCTGGTCCAGTACGGGGAAACCATGGTGCTGGTAACGGCCGTATCCAATACCGACCCCAGACCGGATGCCACATTTCTGCCGCTTACTGTGGAATACCAGGAAAAAATCTATGCCGCGGGCCGAATCCCCGGCAATTACTTCCGCAGGGAAATCGGCCGGCCAAGTGAAAAAGAAACCCTTACCTCCCGGCTCATTGACCGGCCCATCCGACCGTTATTCCCCAAGGGCTACAACTACGAAACCCAGGTCATTGCCACTGTGCTTTCCATGGACAAGCAGAACGAACCCGATGTTCTGGCCATGATCGGCGCCTCGGCCGCCCTGGAGCTGTCTGACATCCCGTTTGACGGCCCCATTGCCTGTGTGCGGGTGGGACGGATTGAAGGCAGCTATGTGATCAACCCGGCCATTGACCAGTGGGAGCAGTCTGATATCAACCTGATTGTGGCCGGCTCCAGAAACGGAATCATCATGGTGGAAGGCGGCGGCGACTTTGTTTCCGAGGCAGAAATGATTGAGGCCATCTTTTTTGCCCACAAGGAAATGCAGCCCTTAATCGATATCCAGGAAAAGCTGCGCGACAGCATGGCAAAGGAAAAACGCTCCTTTGCCCTGCCGGAAAAAGACGCAAGCCTGGCCGAGCGCCTGGAGCAGCTGGCTGCAGACAATATCCGCCAGGCCCTGACCATCGCTGACAAGCTCGAACGCCGCCAGGCCCTGTCCAATGTCAAAAAGCAGGCCATCGAGGATCTGGGCGAAGAATTTGCCGAGCGCCAGTCCGAAGCCAAAGAACTTTTGGGGGATCTGCAGAAACAAATCTGCCGGGACATGATCCTCAAAGAGGGAAAGCGCATTGACAACCGGGCAACCGACCAGGTGCGGCCCATTTCCTGCGAGACCGCTCCTCTTCCCCGGGTGCACGGAAGCGCGTTGTTTACCCGGGGCGAAACCCAGGTGCTGGCCGCCCTGACCCTTGGCTCGGGCCAGGATGAACAGCGGGTGGAAACGCTTCTGGGCGATGAAACCTATCCGTTCCTGCTGCATTACAACTTTCCGCCCTATTCCGTGGGAGAGGTCAAGCGCCCCGGCGGTCCCAGCCGAAGGGACATCGGCCACGGCGCGCTGGCCAAGCGGGCCATTGAAAAGGTGATTCCGGCAAAGGAAACCTTTGACTACACTATCCGCCTGGTTTCAGAGGTACTGGAATCCAACGGATCCTCTTCCATGGCCACGGTTTGTGCATCCAGCCTGGCTTTGATGGACGGCGGAGTCCCGGTGACCGCACCGGTATCCGGAATTGCCATGGGCCTGATCACGGACGGGGAAAAATCCGTAGTGCTCTCAGACATCCTGGGCGACGAGGATCAGTTCGGGGACATGGACTTCAAGGTGGCTGGCACCCGCAAGGGCATCACCGCCCTGCAGATGGACATCAAGATCAAGGAACTGTCCCGGAGAATCCTGGAAACAGCCCTGGATCAGGCCAAAAGGGGGCGCCTCCACATCCTGGACCGCATGGAGGAGACCCTCAACGCCCCTCGCGAAGAGCTTTCTCCCTATGCCCCCAACGTGACCACAGTGCAGATCAGCCCGGAGCGTATCGGAGAACTGATCGGACCCGGCGGCAAGCACATCCGCCAGCTCCAGAACGACACCAACACCCAGATTGAGATCAACGACAGCGGGCTTGTGAAAATCGCCGCATTCTCCAAGGAAGAAGGCGAGGCTGCCGCTGAAATGGTCCGGGATATCGGCTCCGAGCCGGAGATCGGCCAGGTATATGAGGGCACTGTTGTCCGGATAACGGATTTTGGCGCATTTGTACAGATCAAGGCCAAAACCGAAGGTCTGGTGCACATCTCCGAACTTGCCCATTACCGGGTCAAAAGTGTATCTGACATTGTCAAGGAAGGCGATAAGCTGCAGGTCAAGGTCATTGACATCCGGGACGGCAAAATCCGCTTAAGCCACAAGGCCCTGCTTGAAGCCCCGGCAAAGGAGGATGGCGAATCCAAATCCAAGGATAACCGCGGCGGCAAGGACAAGGACAACCGCTCCCGCAGGCCGCCCGGGAAAAACGACAAATAA
- the dut gene encoding dUTP diphosphatase has product MSDKPVIQCRRIRPESDADIAAPEYMTAHSAGMDLCAAVNEPVAVGPGEIRLIPTGFAVCLPADHEAQIRPRSGLAVKHGIGLINSPGTIDADYRGEIQVALINHGQSVFMVNRGDRIAQMVISPVSRVRVALVDRLPDSARSSGGFGHTGI; this is encoded by the coding sequence ATGTCAGACAAACCCGTGATCCAGTGCCGCCGGATACGGCCGGAATCGGATGCAGACATTGCCGCGCCCGAATACATGACCGCCCACTCGGCGGGCATGGATTTGTGCGCGGCGGTAAATGAACCCGTGGCTGTTGGACCGGGAGAAATCCGGCTGATTCCCACGGGTTTTGCCGTGTGCCTGCCTGCTGATCACGAGGCCCAGATCCGCCCCAGATCCGGTCTTGCCGTCAAGCACGGCATTGGACTGATCAATTCTCCGGGCACCATTGATGCCGACTATCGGGGGGAGATCCAGGTGGCGCTGATCAATCACGGCCAATCGGTTTTTATGGTCAACCGCGGCGACCGAATCGCCCAGATGGTCATCAGCCCGGTGAGCCGGGTCAGGGTGGCACTTGTGGACCGCCTCCCGGACTCGGCGCGCAGTTCCGGTGGATTCGGGCATACCGGCATATGA